In a genomic window of Methanogenium sp. S4BF:
- a CDS encoding glycosyltransferase family 2 protein, with amino-acid sequence MEAAPRVSIIILNWNGWEDTIECLESVYQISYPNFDVVVVDNGSENDSLDQIRNYCCGNTPVQSDFIDYQMGNKPIHIFEYEQKYIESVSSYENAFQSIPSNQRLILVKNEKNEGFTEGNNIAMRFAIDYLNPQYVLLLNNDTVVDRNFLTELITAGESDCQVGFVGPKIYYYNYNGSKKTIQFAGAKQNTWTFHPKHIGYNQNDVGQYDENNEVAYIHGSCLLAKVSMIKLVGMLDSTFISFREENDWGMRGYREGWKSVYAYNSKVWHKGGGSTKSGKGRSIAIYYMVRNEFLFMKKHAKIYQQLFYLCYFFIMEFWFNVGVYLLYEKNLDQTQAYLKGTKDGLKILMA; translated from the coding sequence ATGGAAGCAGCTCCTCGTGTTTCGATCATTATTCTGAACTGGAATGGATGGGAGGATACAATCGAGTGTTTGGAGTCTGTCTATCAGATATCGTATCCCAATTTTGATGTGGTGGTTGTGGATAATGGATCAGAAAATGATTCACTGGATCAGATCAGAAATTACTGTTGTGGCAATACGCCTGTCCAATCAGACTTTATAGATTACCAAATGGGTAACAAACCAATTCACATTTTTGAATATGAGCAAAAATATATTGAATCAGTATCATCTTACGAAAATGCTTTTCAGTCTATCCCCTCAAATCAGAGATTAATACTGGTGAAAAATGAAAAAAACGAAGGTTTTACGGAAGGCAATAACATTGCGATGAGATTCGCAATTGATTATTTAAATCCTCAATATGTTTTGCTTCTCAATAATGATACCGTGGTTGACAGGAATTTTCTGACAGAACTAATTACTGCTGGAGAAAGTGATTGTCAGGTCGGGTTTGTCGGACCAAAAATATATTATTATAACTATAATGGGAGCAAAAAGACGATTCAGTTTGCAGGAGCGAAACAGAATACCTGGACTTTTCATCCTAAGCATATTGGGTATAATCAAAATGATGTTGGCCAATATGATGAGAACAACGAGGTTGCTTATATTCATGGTTCCTGTCTATTGGCAAAGGTCAGTATGATAAAACTGGTGGGAATGCTGGATAGCACCTTCATTTCATTTAGAGAAGAGAATGACTGGGGTATGCGAGGATATAGGGAAGGCTGGAAATCAGTGTATGCATATAATTCGAAGGTTTGGCATAAAGGAGGGGGGTCAACAAAAAGTGGGAAAGGGAGATCTATTGCAATATACTACATGGTGCGAAATGAGTTTTTATTTATGAAGAAACACGCAAAAATTTACCAACAGCTATTTTATCTGTGTTATTTTTTTATTATGGAATTTTGGTTTAATGTTGGAGTATATCTGCTCTACGAAAAGAACCTGGATCAGACTCAGGCCTACCTGAAGGGAACAAAAGACGGATTGAAAATATTGATGGCATAA
- the rfbB gene encoding dTDP-glucose 4,6-dehydratase — MHLLVTGGSGFIGSNFIRHMLESHPTISVTNLDVLTYAGNPANLRDIEDDSRYAFVQGDICDRAVVDGVLDQYHIDTVVHFAAESHVDRSIADGSVFVKTNVLGTFTMLDAALAHGIERFIHVSTDEVYGSTREGSFVETDNLNPSSPYSSTKAGSDLLALSYWHTHRLPVIVTRCTNNYGPFQYPEKLIPLFATNLMEGKKVPIYGTGENVRDWLFVTDHCRAIDFLLENGKPGEAYNIGGGEEKTNLEITHTILRALGKDESMIEYVEDRKGHDFRYSLDFSKLRRIGWEPAFPFDEAMTATVRWYGENEWWWRPLKEGAR; from the coding sequence ATGCATCTGTTGGTCACAGGGGGGTCCGGTTTCATCGGCAGCAATTTTATCCGCCATATGCTGGAGAGCCATCCCACGATTTCAGTCACGAACCTTGATGTCCTCACCTACGCCGGCAACCCGGCGAACCTCAGGGACATTGAGGACGATTCCCGCTACGCGTTTGTACAGGGCGACATCTGCGACCGGGCAGTCGTGGATGGGGTGCTGGATCAATATCACATAGACACGGTGGTCCACTTCGCAGCGGAGAGCCATGTGGATCGTTCCATCGCCGACGGATCGGTCTTTGTGAAGACCAATGTGCTTGGGACCTTTACGATGCTGGACGCAGCCCTTGCCCATGGGATCGAACGGTTCATCCATGTCTCAACTGATGAAGTCTACGGAAGTACTCGTGAGGGATCTTTTGTTGAGACCGACAATCTGAATCCCTCGAGTCCCTATTCATCGACCAAGGCGGGGTCCGACCTCCTCGCCCTCTCATACTGGCACACACACCGGCTGCCGGTGATCGTCACCAGATGCACGAACAATTATGGGCCTTTCCAGTATCCTGAAAAGCTCATTCCCCTTTTTGCGACGAATCTCATGGAGGGGAAGAAGGTCCCTATCTACGGAACCGGGGAGAACGTCCGCGACTGGCTCTTTGTCACTGACCACTGCAGGGCTATCGACTTTCTTCTCGAAAACGGTAAGCCCGGTGAGGCATACAATATCGGCGGCGGTGAGGAGAAGACGAACCTCGAAATTACGCATACAATTCTTAGGGCGCTCGGCAAGGATGAGTCGATGATTGAGTATGTCGAGGATCGGAAAGGGCATGACTTCCGCTACTCGCTCGACTTTTCCAAGCTCCGCAGGATAGGCTGGGAGCCCGCATTTCCCTTTGACGAGGCGATGACGGCGACAGTCCGGTGGTATGGTGAGAACGAATGGTGGTGGCGCCCACTAAAGGAAGGGGCCCGATGA
- a CDS encoding PKD domain-containing protein, whose product MTKLLLGMVFLICLVQAVSAASLLVAASDSSVLSKNQANYICDGIQDQNEINAAFNALPQGGEVILSEGTFNFDKAIYPKTGITLRGQGDTKTFLEFTKDGLIQVDKEYVTLEKFHMSGSTHTANLEWLGVITIRAGHCAVRDVTGTSDKTIEAVFKVLTVDWSGYNKNIEDIEFTRCKAIDPAGFGFQHDAWGSKYKLIKNVRYTDCQAINCGRFEQFYPWVTGFDFAELNDMENLRVTGCIAEGSWESGFHFEYDPVVTDAVLTDCIARNNGQKPFPATYTQEFLAGYFIGKGEVTLVNCQAEGNSFAGFYADDASNVKMYGCTDVNTAIDENDFSVWKPASFVMLYTWTAPFVMEDCSSINSNGRGLFVGADPTWPVKGQVKNFVMTNAAGVDGSAIQLRGVEGSFDIDASGNRASTLISVNKGVNADFTGNIVSDVARPFVFDGSAFSNTFVHDVVTVSKTLPVGSTGITLTSQVPSGAVQVKDCVVVSSPSIPTPTPTPIPTPTPTPIPTPSPVQPSGEVLFVVGNTNLNTGDAAVKGRLEASGYTVKVVGDAASSASDAEGRDLILVSSTCLSASVNSKFMDVSVPLITWEPDIYDDMKMTGTVRADDYEWVTGQTQVQITNPSHPLAAGLSGTVTVTSAANLQAFGVPSAECIGAASLSQDTNKYVVYGYETGATMVGMKAPAKRVGFFLYDTSASTLTADGWALFDAAVDWSVGTEIPTPTPTPTPTPTPTPTPTPTPTPTPTPTPTPTPTPTPVLSPPVAAFSADVVSGTAPLEVTFTDESTGIPESYTWYFGDGKTSYEHNPTHVYTEPGTYSVTLRTINTEGIDLESKQGFITVTGEDSPAEVKNPPVAAFSADKVSGIAPLKIVFTDESMNNPDSYTWNFGDGAVASEENPEHVYTQPGIYTVTLKVANADGTDTETKTGYISVTAAQVPAEPVAAFTADNVRGLAPMQVTFTDQSQGNPTSWTWYFGDGKTSYEHNPTHTYTKPGTYSVTLRVINEEGVDFERKKGYITII is encoded by the coding sequence GTGACTAAATTGCTTTTGGGGATGGTATTTCTTATCTGCCTTGTACAGGCGGTAAGCGCAGCCTCCCTTCTGGTAGCTGCAAGCGATAGCAGTGTGCTATCGAAAAATCAGGCTAATTATATATGTGACGGAATTCAGGACCAGAATGAGATAAATGCGGCATTTAATGCATTACCCCAGGGGGGGGAAGTGATCCTTTCCGAAGGAACATTCAATTTTGATAAAGCCATTTATCCCAAGACCGGTATCACACTGCGTGGACAGGGCGATACAAAAACATTTCTGGAATTTACGAAAGATGGGTTAATACAGGTGGACAAAGAATATGTCACGCTTGAAAAATTTCATATGTCCGGGAGTACCCACACAGCAAATCTTGAGTGGCTGGGTGTTATTACCATACGGGCAGGTCATTGTGCCGTCCGCGATGTCACAGGCACCAGCGATAAAACTATCGAGGCAGTATTCAAAGTGCTGACTGTTGACTGGAGCGGTTACAACAAGAACATCGAAGACATTGAATTTACCCGGTGTAAAGCCATAGATCCCGCCGGGTTTGGATTCCAGCACGATGCATGGGGATCAAAATACAAGCTCATAAAAAATGTGAGATATACTGATTGTCAGGCAATCAACTGTGGGAGATTTGAACAATTCTATCCCTGGGTTACCGGATTCGACTTTGCAGAACTGAACGATATGGAGAATCTCCGGGTTACAGGGTGCATCGCTGAAGGGAGCTGGGAATCAGGATTCCATTTTGAATATGATCCCGTCGTCACCGACGCTGTATTAACAGATTGTATTGCGAGAAACAACGGACAGAAGCCATTTCCGGCCACCTACACACAGGAGTTCCTTGCCGGATACTTTATCGGAAAAGGTGAGGTTACATTAGTGAATTGTCAGGCGGAAGGAAACAGTTTTGCAGGATTCTATGCCGATGATGCAAGCAATGTAAAAATGTATGGCTGCACTGACGTAAATACTGCAATCGACGAAAACGATTTTTCCGTCTGGAAACCGGCATCATTCGTTATGCTCTACACCTGGACTGCACCGTTTGTTATGGAGGACTGCTCAAGCATTAACTCAAATGGGCGCGGTCTCTTCGTTGGGGCAGATCCCACCTGGCCCGTTAAAGGTCAGGTCAAAAACTTTGTCATGACAAATGCAGCGGGTGTAGATGGAAGTGCCATACAGCTGAGGGGTGTTGAGGGCTCTTTTGATATTGATGCGTCCGGAAACCGGGCATCAACTCTCATCAGTGTGAACAAAGGTGTAAATGCGGATTTTACCGGAAATATTGTGTCGGATGTTGCCCGGCCGTTTGTCTTTGATGGATCTGCCTTCAGCAATACATTCGTTCATGATGTTGTGACAGTGTCAAAGACCCTTCCTGTTGGTTCAACGGGAATTACATTAACCAGTCAGGTTCCTTCTGGAGCAGTCCAGGTCAAAGACTGTGTTGTAGTTTCATCACCATCAATCCCAACACCAACGCCAACACCAATACCCACACCAACCCCAACCCCGATACCAACGCCGTCTCCGGTTCAGCCCTCCGGTGAGGTTCTGTTTGTCGTCGGGAATACGAATCTGAATACGGGTGATGCAGCGGTAAAGGGCCGGCTTGAAGCCAGCGGTTACACGGTGAAGGTTGTGGGCGATGCTGCCAGCTCGGCCTCGGATGCAGAGGGCAGGGATCTGATCCTCGTCTCCTCCACCTGTTTATCAGCGAGCGTCAACAGCAAGTTCATGGATGTATCCGTACCCCTGATCACCTGGGAACCCGACATCTATGATGATATGAAAATGACCGGCACTGTCCGGGCAGACGATTACGAGTGGGTGACAGGGCAGACACAGGTGCAGATTACCAACCCGTCCCATCCCCTCGCGGCTGGACTGAGCGGCACCGTTACTGTTACCAGTGCAGCGAATCTGCAGGCTTTCGGCGTGCCGAGCGCTGAATGTATTGGCGCGGCTTCTCTCTCACAGGACACGAACAAATACGTTGTTTACGGATATGAAACGGGTGCAACGATGGTGGGAATGAAAGCCCCCGCAAAACGTGTGGGCTTCTTCCTTTACGATACATCCGCTTCAACGCTGACGGCAGATGGCTGGGCATTATTTGATGCGGCAGTCGACTGGTCTGTTGGAACAGAAATTCCTACTCCAACACCAACGCCAACTCCAACACCAACACCAACACCAACGCCAACGCCAACGCCAACACCAACACCAACGCCAACACCAACTCCAACGCCAACACCTACACCTGTTCTGAGCCCCCCGGTAGCAGCGTTCAGTGCAGATGTAGTGTCAGGAACTGCCCCGCTGGAAGTTACATTCACGGATGAAAGTACAGGCATTCCCGAATCATACACATGGTACTTTGGAGACGGGAAAACCTCGTACGAACATAATCCGACCCATGTCTACACAGAACCGGGCACATATTCGGTGACCCTCAGAACAATCAACACAGAAGGCATTGACCTTGAGTCTAAGCAGGGCTTTATCACGGTAACTGGCGAGGACAGCCCGGCAGAAGTTAAAAACCCGCCGGTGGCCGCGTTCAGTGCAGATAAAGTATCAGGCATTGCACCACTGAAGATTGTCTTCACGGATGAAAGTATGAACAACCCGGATTCATATACATGGAATTTTGGTGACGGTGCAGTAGCATCAGAAGAAAACCCGGAACATGTCTACACACAGCCAGGCATATACACGGTTACCCTGAAGGTTGCCAATGCTGATGGAACAGATACCGAAACAAAAACGGGCTACATATCCGTAACTGCTGCACAGGTACCAGCTGAACCGGTAGCAGCATTCACCGCTGACAACGTACGCGGACTGGCACCAATGCAGGTAACCTTTACCGATCAAAGCCAGGGCAATCCCACGTCATGGACATGGTACTTCGGAGACGGGAAAACCTCGTACGAACATAATCCGACGCATACCTACACAAAACCCGGCACATACTCAGTAACCCTGAGAGTAATAAATGAAGAAGGAGTTGACTTCGAACGTAAAAAGGGATATATAACCATTATTTAG
- a CDS encoding right-handed parallel beta-helix repeat-containing protein: MPYEDIVENMGIGIRVAILLGLIGIFLFPWVFEVAGPELGPTLLPMPSSPDDMPERSSFIVAAHDSSAALKSGADYVCDGAQDQKEINAAFNALPQGGEVILTQGTFNCDEAILPGGHTKLRGQGVTNTFLKFSKDGQILVDKEYVTLEKFYISGSAHTADIMWYGVITLRAGHCTVRDVTGTCDKTIEAVFMVISVDSNGYNKIIEDIEFTSCKAIDPAGFGFIHNSWSDEYNLIKNVRYTNCHAINCGRYDQFNPWVTGFDFAELNDMDNLRVTGCIAEGCWESGFHFEYDPIVTDAILTDCIARNNGQKPFPTMNTQEFLAGFYVGRGDVTFRNCQAEGNSFAGFYVDDGSDVKINGCTDLNTAVGESDFSIYKPASFYIISSTTPVMMEDCSSIDSNGHGLFMGPVTAQVENFVITNAAGMDGTAVQLGTVSGSVDIHASGNRAPTLISVVGGINLDFTGSIVSDVAQPFVVDGSGTSNIVIHDVETISNTLPAKSTGITITENVPAGAVQIVNCHVISPKSSFGFM, from the coding sequence ATGCCATATGAGGACATCGTCGAGAATATGGGGATTGGAATACGGGTGGCAATCCTGCTGGGGCTGATTGGCATATTCCTCTTTCCATGGGTTTTTGAGGTTGCCGGACCGGAACTGGGGCCGACGCTGCTCCCAATGCCCTCATCTCCTGATGATATGCCAGAGAGATCCTCATTCATTGTTGCAGCACATGACAGCAGTGCGGCATTGAAGTCGGGGGCCGATTATGTATGTGACGGAGCGCAGGACCAGAAGGAAATAAATGCGGCATTTAATGCATTACCCCAGGGAGGTGAAGTGATCCTTACTCAGGGGACATTCAATTGCGATGAGGCAATTTTACCCGGGGGACACACAAAACTTCGTGGTCAGGGCGTTACGAATACATTTCTTAAATTTTCGAAAGACGGGCAAATCCTGGTGGACAAAGAATATGTTACGCTGGAAAAATTCTATATTTCGGGGAGTGCCCACACGGCAGATATTATGTGGTATGGTGTCATCACCCTCCGGGCGGGCCATTGCACCGTCCGTGATGTCACAGGCACCTGCGATAAAACAATCGAGGCAGTATTCATGGTGATATCCGTTGATTCGAACGGATACAACAAAATCATTGAAGATATTGAGTTTACCAGTTGTAAGGCCATTGATCCCGCGGGATTTGGATTTATACACAACTCCTGGTCAGACGAATACAATCTCATAAAAAATGTCCGATATACTAATTGCCATGCGATCAACTGCGGAAGATATGATCAATTTAATCCCTGGGTAACCGGATTTGACTTTGCAGAGCTAAACGACATGGACAATCTCCGGGTGACAGGGTGCATTGCAGAGGGGTGCTGGGAATCTGGGTTCCATTTTGAATATGATCCCATCGTAACCGACGCCATATTAACAGACTGTATCGCGAGGAACAACGGTCAGAAGCCATTTCCAACTATGAATACACAGGAATTCCTGGCCGGATTCTATGTTGGAAGGGGCGATGTCACATTCCGGAACTGTCAGGCAGAGGGAAACAGTTTTGCCGGATTCTATGTCGATGATGGAAGTGATGTGAAAATAAATGGCTGCACGGATTTAAATACGGCGGTCGGCGAAAGCGATTTCTCCATATATAAGCCAGCCTCGTTCTATATTATCTCCAGCACTACCCCTGTGATGATGGAGGACTGTTCAAGTATAGACTCGAATGGGCATGGGCTCTTCATGGGGCCGGTTACCGCCCAGGTGGAAAACTTCGTCATCACGAATGCGGCAGGGATGGATGGAACTGCCGTACAGTTGGGAACAGTCAGTGGTTCCGTCGATATCCACGCATCCGGAAACAGGGCACCAACCCTTATTAGTGTTGTAGGAGGCATAAATCTGGATTTCACCGGAAGTATTGTTTCAGATGTTGCTCAACCGTTTGTTGTTGATGGATCCGGCACCAGCAATATAGTAATCCATGATGTCGAAACAATTTCAAATACACTTCCTGCTAAATCAACAGGAATAACCATAACGGAAAATGTGCCGGCAGGAGCAGTGCAGATAGTAAACTGCCATGTGATTTCACCAAAGTCATCTTTCGGTTTCATGTAG
- a CDS encoding dTDP-4-dehydrorhamnose 3,5-epimerase family protein, whose product MNADIDGVHIKHLKVIPDERGWLMEILRCDDEIYSQFGQVYCTTAYPGVVKAWHYHKKQTDNFTCVHGMMKVALYDDREDSPTFRNLMELFIGEKNPALVTVPPGVCHGFKAIGDTTAFFVSIPTLAYNYSDPDEFRLPPDTDEIPYDWGLVPGVKHG is encoded by the coding sequence ATGAATGCTGATATAGATGGGGTGCACATCAAACATCTCAAAGTCATCCCGGATGAGCGCGGCTGGCTGATGGAAATCCTGCGATGTGATGATGAAATATACTCACAGTTTGGGCAGGTGTACTGTACAACAGCATATCCCGGTGTTGTCAAGGCATGGCATTACCACAAGAAGCAGACAGATAACTTCACCTGTGTCCATGGGATGATGAAGGTCGCGCTCTACGATGACCGGGAGGACTCGCCAACATTCCGAAATCTCATGGAGCTTTTCATCGGGGAGAAGAACCCCGCTCTTGTCACCGTACCGCCGGGAGTCTGCCATGGGTTCAAAGCTATCGGTGATACGACAGCATTCTTTGTCAGTATCCCTACACTTGCCTATAATTACTCCGATCCGGATGAGTTCCGCCTGCCTCCGGATACTGATGAAATACCTTACGACTGGGGGCTTGTCCCCGGAGTGAAACACGGTTAA
- the rfbD gene encoding dTDP-4-dehydrorhamnose reductase encodes MTEKKVLILGASGMLGHDLQEVYPGAVCRGHELDITDEKAVSSFIFDLKPSLVINAAAFTNVDGCEEQQELAFAVNGEGPGYLAAACHEAGAALVHYSTDYVFDGSQESYQEVDTPHPINVYGASKLSGEQRIMVAMEDYRIIRTSWLFGLHGPNFVETMIRLSTEMEMVRVVNDQFGKPTNTRDLASKTPEIVKGEPGIYHITNDRICSWFEFASAIIPNVEPCSSEEFLRPAKRPKFSVLENTKTNPMRPWQDALTDYLKIRSKRSREISL; translated from the coding sequence ATGACGGAAAAAAAGGTGCTCATCCTCGGGGCGTCCGGTATGCTCGGTCACGATCTGCAGGAGGTCTATCCCGGTGCGGTTTGCCGGGGCCACGAACTCGACATCACCGATGAAAAAGCGGTATCGTCCTTTATTTTCGACCTGAAACCGTCGCTTGTCATCAACGCCGCGGCGTTCACGAATGTCGATGGCTGTGAAGAACAGCAGGAACTCGCATTTGCAGTGAATGGTGAGGGTCCCGGCTACCTTGCTGCCGCCTGCCATGAGGCAGGGGCGGCTCTTGTCCACTACAGCACAGACTATGTATTCGATGGCTCACAGGAGTCGTATCAAGAGGTGGATACACCACATCCGATCAACGTCTACGGGGCATCAAAGCTCAGCGGTGAGCAGAGGATTATGGTGGCGATGGAGGATTATCGTATCATCCGTACGTCCTGGCTTTTTGGCCTGCATGGCCCGAATTTTGTCGAGACGATGATCCGGCTCTCCACAGAGATGGAGATGGTCCGGGTTGTCAATGACCAGTTCGGGAAACCCACCAATACTCGCGACCTCGCTTCAAAGACACCGGAGATAGTCAAAGGGGAGCCCGGGATATATCATATCACAAACGATCGCATATGTTCGTGGTTTGAATTTGCCTCTGCAATCATACCGAATGTGGAGCCCTGCTCATCCGAAGAGTTCCTCCGGCCCGCTAAGCGACCGAAGTTTTCCGTCCTTGAAAATACAAAGACAAATCCAATGCGTCCCTGGCAGGACGCCCTGACAGACTACCTGAAAATCAGATCCAAGAGATCCAGGGAGATATCATTATGA
- a CDS encoding sugar phosphate nucleotidyltransferase — protein sequence MKGIILAGGTGSRLHPLTKVTNKHLLPVYDKPMIYYPLHTLIDAGITEVMIVSGKGHAGDFLELLGSGSEFGIRITYEIQDEAGGIAQALGLAERWARKEDVAVILGDNIFQDNFRKDVEAFEGGAKIFLKEVPDPYRFGVAEVDGNQVIGIEEKPKEPKSNNAVTGLYFYDGRVFDSIRTLVPSGRGELEITDVNNSYIRRGAMEFAILKGFWSDAGTFDSLLRASMMVQEKRAL from the coding sequence ATGAAAGGCATTATCCTCGCCGGGGGGACAGGATCCCGCCTTCACCCCCTTACCAAGGTGACGAACAAGCACCTGCTGCCCGTCTACGACAAACCGATGATCTACTATCCGCTCCATACCCTCATTGACGCAGGGATAACGGAGGTTATGATCGTTTCCGGCAAAGGCCATGCCGGCGACTTTCTTGAGCTCCTTGGGTCCGGGTCGGAGTTTGGCATCCGAATTACCTATGAAATTCAGGACGAGGCCGGTGGAATTGCACAGGCGCTCGGTCTCGCGGAGCGCTGGGCCCGCAAGGAGGATGTGGCAGTCATTCTCGGTGACAACATATTTCAGGATAATTTCAGAAAGGATGTCGAGGCGTTCGAGGGTGGGGCGAAGATTTTCCTCAAGGAAGTGCCAGACCCCTACCGCTTCGGTGTCGCGGAGGTTGACGGAAATCAGGTCATCGGCATAGAGGAGAAACCGAAAGAGCCAAAGTCAAACAACGCTGTCACCGGCCTATACTTCTACGACGGGCGTGTCTTTGACAGCATCAGGACTCTCGTACCTTCCGGGCGTGGCGAGCTCGAAATTACAGACGTCAACAACTCCTACATCAGAAGGGGGGCAATGGAATTTGCGATCCTCAAAGGATTCTGGAGTGATGCGGGCACATTTGATAGTTTGCTGAGAGCGAGCATGATGGTTCAGGAGAAGAGGGCTCTCTAA
- a CDS encoding glycosyltransferase has translation MKILQVIPYLNPQKGGDVNVCCNISKKLAEKGHSLTIITSDYDYDENFSSELQSGGIEVIPFHCSFNMSYFFISPSMKKWLEQQMKSFDIIHLHSYRSYQNLLTCRFAKSNNIPYILQAHGSLCTFFQKKEIKKVFDYLWGFDLLADSAGFIALSTAEMMQYESMGAKTENIEIIPNGISLDKYDGLNKYESFKHQYGIESEKVILYLGRVNKGKGLDLLLKAFSLVKMNYNNVKLVIIGPDDGALNDLKTIANELAIDQDVIFTGFVSEEEKIAALLDADIFATPYYWGFPVTFIEAMACRTPIITSRNENNLEWIDNFVGYTTDYSETCFATSIEKLLLDDEVRERFASNGLQLVKQKYDWNKIVDDVEKIYSKHSISK, from the coding sequence GGCGGAGAAAGGCCACTCTCTGACGATTATTACATCCGATTATGATTATGATGAGAACTTTTCATCAGAACTGCAATCAGGCGGAATTGAAGTGATCCCGTTTCATTGCAGTTTTAATATGTCGTATTTTTTCATCTCTCCATCAATGAAAAAGTGGTTGGAACAACAGATGAAATCTTTTGATATAATCCACCTCCACAGCTATCGGTCGTATCAAAATTTATTGACATGCCGGTTTGCGAAATCAAATAATATACCATACATTTTGCAGGCACATGGGTCGTTATGCACTTTTTTTCAAAAAAAAGAAATTAAAAAAGTATTTGATTATCTATGGGGTTTTGATCTCCTGGCTGATTCTGCCGGTTTTATTGCACTTTCCACAGCAGAAATGATGCAATACGAATCAATGGGTGCAAAAACAGAAAATATTGAAATAATTCCAAATGGAATATCACTTGACAAATATGATGGATTAAATAAATACGAATCATTTAAACATCAATATGGTATTGAATCTGAGAAAGTGATTCTCTATTTAGGGCGTGTTAACAAGGGCAAAGGATTAGATCTGCTGCTTAAAGCATTTTCTCTCGTTAAGATGAACTACAATAATGTAAAATTAGTAATAATTGGTCCTGACGATGGTGCCCTGAATGATCTCAAGACAATTGCAAACGAATTAGCAATCGATCAGGATGTCATATTCACCGGTTTCGTTAGTGAAGAGGAAAAAATAGCAGCATTACTCGATGCAGACATCTTTGCTACTCCATATTATTGGGGATTTCCGGTAACTTTTATTGAAGCCATGGCATGCAGAACTCCAATAATTACATCCAGAAACGAAAATAATCTGGAATGGATCGATAATTTTGTAGGATATACAACTGACTACAGTGAAACATGTTTCGCCACCTCTATTGAAAAATTGTTACTGGATGATGAGGTCAGAGAACGGTTTGCTTCAAATGGACTTCAGCTTGTTAAACAAAAATATGACTGGAATAAAATTGTTGATGATGTTGAAAAAATATACTCAAAGCATTCTATATCTAAGTGA
- a CDS encoding DUF1616 domain-containing protein: MKKWCVGGVCGEEKMTAGTSNGLALHRFMIVVLGIVLLFAIAAIVFVILVPIEGEHYTEFYLLGKDGVAAGYPERIRIGEPETVIIGIHNHEYRDVAYQVEVYLLDETTDWNESVINAMAPLDEFRVNLSHDQNEERMFTFFVNETEYNRLEFLLFNEKVPPEQVMGEERINASYRDLHLWIQVE; encoded by the coding sequence ATGAAAAAATGGTGTGTTGGGGGCGTATGCGGTGAGGAGAAGATGACAGCAGGCACCTCAAATGGTTTGGCACTGCACAGGTTCATGATTGTGGTGCTCGGGATCGTATTGCTCTTTGCAATTGCTGCAATTGTATTTGTCATCCTTGTACCGATTGAAGGCGAGCATTACACGGAATTTTATCTTCTCGGGAAGGATGGAGTGGCAGCAGGATATCCCGAACGGATACGTATCGGAGAGCCAGAAACGGTGATCATCGGCATTCACAATCACGAGTATAGGGATGTTGCATATCAGGTAGAGGTTTATCTTCTTGACGAAACCACTGACTGGAATGAGTCGGTTATCAATGCCATGGCGCCCCTCGACGAGTTTAGGGTCAACCTTTCGCATGATCAAAACGAGGAGCGGATGTTTACATTTTTTGTCAATGAGACGGAATACAATCGCCTCGAATTTCTGCTCTTCAACGAAAAGGTGCCGCCAGAACAGGTGATGGGGGAAGAGAGGATCAATGCCAGCTATCGTGATCTTCACCTTTGGATACAGGTGGAATAG